The following coding sequences lie in one Drosophila bipectinata strain 14024-0381.07 chromosome XR, DbipHiC1v2, whole genome shotgun sequence genomic window:
- the LOC108123864 gene encoding probable phosphorylase b kinase regulatory subunit alpha isoform X8 has product MRSRSNSGVRLDYYQRIVHRLILAHQEPVTGLFPASNVNSHAWIRDNVYCILAVWGLSMAYKKIADQDEDRAKCYELEQSCVKLMRGLLMAMMNQKDKVEKFKMTQSPYDSLHAKYSSKNGLPVVGDNEWGHLQIDAVSLYLLILAQMTASGLQIVFSLDEVSFIQNLVFYIESAYSIPDYGIWERGDKTNHGEPELNASSIGMAKAALEAMNELDLFGARGGPASVIHVLADEAHKCQAVLQSMLPRESNSKELDSGLLCVIGFPAFAVDDAQLIHNTKDAILSRLQGKYGCKRFLRDGYRTPKEDPSRLYYERWELRMFENIECEWPLFYCYLILFHAFQSDKRAVQEYADRLEKIMVRSEDGILLVPESYAVPQDLVGFEYQKPGSQVREVVGRCPFLWGQSLFILGRLLQEGFLAVGELDPLNRRLGAQKKPDVVVQVVIIAEDNEIRDKLAEHDLHVQTIAEVAPIEVQPARVLSHLYTYLGRNRKLGLSGRKSRDVGILSTSKLYSLKDRIFAFTPQFADLSRFYIASDNELMIDILKGEINFLKSAWDLLGRPLVTLVLKRIHLDQEKIPLAMIQTMRKLKSGYINGTRVMLGSLKDFLNTSAITDLSFLGSTEDGYPDRLHPDVQTYLEEHLLRSFSNRSTMNLRGGQLRPRTLRRRMSCKGAIKKTRSINVDSDNLGMEGPSPLTERRLSSIVPPPWLQANKQSHVSVFATTPEEGPSSPLQLGNELSVRENIYPVDPHNNRSAIDRRSEFVRQQEITVPKILIQRHRAETNFADTEVEELIAMLRETENLEEQGDILQYLVDTQGLDFNTDGLGFKNKSDDNASANNSAGMLEEGRVVTVRDLLKGLYEKACQQKLWGLVRHTAGMLGKRVEDLAKAVTDLLVRQKQVTVGMPPNNEHTITAPLPEVELRQLIHDAYGDDESTAMLTQELMVYLAMFIRTEPQLFHEMLRLRVGLIIQVMAKELSRTLNCDGEAASEHLLNLSPFEMKNLLYHILSGKEFAVSSVARGNLSIVSCKSSRVSKKSQIGLGDPEGEDALIATIDDRQGQWLRRRRLDGALNRVPRDFYSRVWTVLEKCQGLAIEGRVLQQSLTQEMTPGELKFALEVETALNQIPQPEYRQLVVEALMVLTLVTEHNMVPTLGGIIYVEHLVHKANQLFLEDQRKVQGDATLCCAKIKDGKEQQQAASGMLLCGGAAYICQHLYDSAPSGSYGTMTYMSRAVALVLDCVPKHGEMECAIS; this is encoded by the exons ATGCGTTCTCGGAGCAATTCTGGAGTCCGCCTGGACTACTACCAGCGCATAGTCCACCGACTAATCCTAGCTCACCAGGAACCTGTGACGGGGCTGTTCCCCGCCTCCAACGTGAATTCTCATGCCTGGATCCGCGACAATGTCTACTGCATTCTGGCCGTATGGGGACTGTCCATGGCTTACAAAAAGATCGCCGATCAAGACGAGGATCGGGCCAAGTGCTACGAGCTCGAACAGAGCTGCGTTAAGCTGATGCGCGGCCTCCTAATGGCCATGATGAACCAAAAGGACAAGGTGGAGAAGTTCAAGATGACCCAGAGTCCGTACGACTCCTTGCACGCCAAGTACTCCAGCAAAAATGGCTTGCCCGTCGTGGGCGACAACGAGTGGGGTCACTTGCAGATCGATGCTGTGTCCCTGTACCTTCTAATTCTCGCCCAGATGACGGCCTCGGGGCTGCAGATTGTCTTTTCCTTGGACGAGGTGTCCTTCATCCAGAACTTGGTCTTCTATATCGAGTCGGCCTACTCTATACCGGACTATGGAATCTGGGAGCGAGGCGACAAAACCAATCATG GTGAACCCGAGCTGAATGCCAGCTCCATTGGCATGGCCAAGGCCGCTCTAGAGGCCATGAACGAGCTGGACCTGTTCGGGGCCCGCGGTGGTCCCGCCAGTGTCATCCATGTCCTGGCTGACGAAGCCCATAAGTGTCAGGCGGTGCTCCAATCGATGCTTCCTCGCGAATCCAACTCTAAAGAGCTCGACTCGGGACTTCTGTGCGTCATCGGCTTCCCTGCTTTCGCCGTGGACGATGCCCAGTTAATACACAACACCAAAGACGCGATCCTCTCCAGGCTGCAGGGAAAGTACGGCTGCAAGCGGTTCCTGCGCGACGGCTACCGCACTCCCAAAGAAGATCCATCCAGGCTCTACTACGAGCGCTGGGAGCTGCGCATGTTTGAGAACATCGAGTGCGAGTGGCCGCTCTTCTATTGCTATCTGATCCTGTTCCACGCCTTCCAGAGCGACAAGCGGGCGGTGCAGGAGTACGCCGACCGTTTGGAGAAGATCATGGTTCGATCAGAGGACGGAATACTGCTGGTGCCGGAGAGCTACGCGGTGCCCCAGGATTTGGTGGGCTTCGAGTACCAAAAGCCGGGCTCGCAGGTCCGCGAAGTGGTCGGTCGGTGCCCGTTTTTGTGGGGCCAGTCCTTGTTCATCCTGGGACGCTTGCTCCAGGAG GGTTTCCTGGCCGTGGGCGAGCTGGATCCTTTGAATCGACGCCTCGGCGCGCAGAAGAAGCCAGACGTGGTCGTCCAAGTGGTCATTATTGCCGAGGACAACGAGATTCGCGACAAGCTGGCGGAGCATGATCTGCATGTGCAGACCATAGCCGAGGTGGCCCCCATCGAAGTGCAGCCGGCCCGGGTGCTCAGCCATCTGTACACCTACTTGGGTCGTAACCGAAAGTTGGGCCTGAGCGGCAGGAAGTCGCGCGACGTGGGCATCCTCAGCACCAGCAAGCTGTATTCTCTCAAGGATCGCATCTTTGCCTTCACCCCGCAG TTCGCCGACCTGTCGCGCTTCTATATCGCCTCCGATAACGAACTCATGATCGACATCCTCAAGGGCGAGATCAATTTCCTCAAGTCCGCTTGGGATCTGCTGGGTCGTCCCCTGGTCACCCTGGTGCTGAAGCGCATCCACTTAG ATCAGGAAAAGATACCGCTGGCCATGATTCAGACCATGCGCAAACTCAAGTCTGGCTACATCAACGGCACCCGGGTGATGCTGGGAAGTCTGAAGGACTTCCTCAACACCTCGGCCATCACGGACCTGAGCTTCCTGGGCAGCACGGAGGACGGCTACCCGGATCGCCTGCACCCGGACGTCCAGACCTACTTGGAGGAGCACCTGCTTCGCTCGTTCAGCAACCGCAGCACCATGAATCTCCGAGGTGGCCAGCTTCGGCCCAGGACCTTGAGGCGGCGCATGTCCTGCAAGGGAGCCATCAAGAAGACCCGCTCCATCAATGTCGACT CCGACAACCTGGGCATGGAGGGACCCTCGCCTCTGACCGAACGCCGACTCTCCTCGATTGTTCCCCCGCCCTGGCTGCAGGCCAACAAGCAGAGCCACGTCAGTGTGTTTGCCACCACCCCGGAGGAGGGACCCAGCTCCCCGCTGCAGCTGGGCAATGAGCTCTCCGTGCGGGAGAACATCTACCCGGTGGATCCGCACAACAACCGCTCGGCGATCGACAGGCGCAGCGAGTTTGTTCGCCAGCAAGAGA TAACCGTGCCAAAAATTCTCATCCAACGCCATCGCGCGGAAACCAACTTTGCCGACACAGAGGTGGAGGAGCTGATTGCCATGCTGAGGGAGACGGAGAACCTGGAGGAGCAGGGCGACATTCTGCAGTACCTGGTGGACACCCAGGGCCTGGACTTCAACACGG ACGGCCTGGGATTCAAAAACAAATCGGACGACAATGCTAGTGCCAATAACAGCGCCG GCATGCTGGAGGAGGGACGCGTCGTCACCGTGCGCGACCTGCTCAAAGGACTCTACGAGAAGGCGTGCCAGCAGAAGCTCTGGGGCCTCGTCCGACACACGGCCGGCATGCTGGGCAAGCGGGTGGAGGACCTGGCCAAGGCCGTGACGGATCTTCTAGTGCGACAGAAGCAGGTTACTGTGGGCATGCCGCCCAACAACGAGCACACCATTACGGCTCCCCTGCCGGAGGTTGAGCTGCGTCAGCTTATCCACGAT GCCTATGGGGACGACGAAAGCACGGCCATGCTGACGCAGGAGCTCATGGTATACCTGGCCATGTTCATACGCACCGAGCCGCAGCTGTTCCACGAGATGCTGCGCCTGCGCGTGGGCCTCATCATCCAGGTGATGGCCAAGGAGCTGTCGCGCACGCTCAACTGCGACGGCGAGGCGGCGTCGGAGCATTTACTTAACCTCTCGCCCTTCGAGATGAAGAACCTGCTGTACCACATTCTTAGCGGAAAGGAGTTCGCCGTCAGCAGTG TTGCCCGCGGCAATCTCTCCATTGTCAGCTGCAAGAGCAGTCGCGTCAGCAAGAAGAGCCAGATCGGCTTGGGCGATCCGGAAGGGGAGGATGCCCTGATAGCAACCATCGACGACCGGCAGGGGCAGTGGCTGCGACGCCGCCGTCTAGACGGTGCCCTGAACAGGGTGCCCAGGGACTTCTATTCGCGCGTGTGGACGGTTCTGGAGAAGTGCCAGGGCCTGGCAATCGAGGGAAGGGTCTTGCAGCAGAGTCTCACCCAGGAGATGACGCCCGGCGAGCTGAAGTTCGCCCTGGAGGTGGAGACGGCCCTGAACCAGATCCCGCAGCCCGAGTACCGACAGCTGGTGGTGGAGGCCCTGATGGTGCTAACCCTGGTGACCGAGCACAACATGGTGCCAACTTTGGGCGGAATCATCTACGTGGAACACCTCGTGCACAAGGCCAATCAACTGTTCCTCGAGGACCAGCGTAAGGTGCAGGGCGATGCCACGCTGTGCTGCGCCAAGATCAAGGACGgcaaggagcagcagcaggcagCCTCCGGCATGTTGCTCTGCGGCGGAGCAGCCTACATCTGCCAGCACTTGTACGACAG TGCCCCCAGTGGTAGCTACGGAACCATGACGTACATGTCCCGGGCGGTGGCCCTCGTCCTGGACTGTGTGCCAAAGCACGGCGAGATGGAGTGCGCCATTTCATAA
- the LOC108123864 gene encoding probable phosphorylase b kinase regulatory subunit alpha isoform X2: MRSRSNSGVRLDYYQRIVHRLILAHQEPVTGLFPASNVNSHAWIRDNVYCILAVWGLSMAYKKIADQDEDRAKCYELEQSCVKLMRGLLMAMMNQKDKVEKFKMTQSPYDSLHAKYSSKNGLPVVGDNEWGHLQIDAVSLYLLILAQMTASGLQIVFSLDEVSFIQNLVFYIESAYSIPDYGIWERGDKTNHGEPELNASSIGMAKAALEAMNELDLFGARGGPASVIHVLADEAHKCQAVLQSMLPRESNSKELDSGLLCVIGFPAFAVDDAQLIHNTKDAILSRLQGKYGCKRFLRDGYRTPKEDPSRLYYERWELRMFENIECEWPLFYCYLILFHAFQSDKRAVQEYADRLEKIMVRSEDGILLVPESYAVPQDLVGFEYQKPGSQVREVVGRCPFLWGQSLFILGRLLQEGFLAVGELDPLNRRLGAQKKPDVVVQVVIIAEDNEIRDKLAEHDLHVQTIAEVAPIEVQPARVLSHLYTYLGRNRKLGLSGRKSRDVGILSTSKLYSLKDRIFAFTPQFADLSRFYIASDNELMIDILKGEINFLKSAWDLLGRPLVTLVLKRIHLDQEKIPLAMIQTMRKLKSGYINGTRVMLGSLKDFLNTSAITDLSFLGSTEDGYPDRLHPDVQTYLEEHLLRSFSNRSTMNLRGGQLRPRTLRRRMSCKGAIKKTRSINVDSDNLGMEGPSPLTERRLSSIVPPPWLQANKQSHVSVFATTPEEGPSSPLQLGNELSVRENIYPVDPHNNRSAIDRRSEFVRQQEITVPKILIQRHRAETNFADTEVEELIAMLRETENLEEQGDILQYLVDTQGLDFNTDGLGFKNKSDDNASANNSAELEQAFVDEVVLGLAGSGGSFVAEAPGGEETKKNRSQVVLPTVIIDAATISPDPDSAGGQSDHKHSHKVISPDSQSNSSHINNSNSNSNSSSSHIHSNSHHLDNNNDSSQSEGMLEEGRVVTVRDLLKGLYEKACQQKLWGLVRHTAGMLGKRVEDLAKAVTDLLVRQKQVTVGMPPNNEHTITAPLPEVELRQLIHDAYGDDESTAMLTQELMVYLAMFIRTEPQLFHEMLRLRVGLIIQVMAKELSRTLNCDGEAASEHLLNLSPFEMKNLLYHILSGKEFAVSSVARGNLSIVSCKSSRVSKKSQIGLGDPEGEDALIATIDDRQGQWLRRRRLDGALNRVPRDFYSRVWTVLEKCQGLAIEGRVLQQSLTQEMTPGELKFALEVETALNQIPQPEYRQLVVEALMVLTLVTEHNMVPTLGGIIYVEHLVHKANQLFLEDQRKVQGDATLCCAKIKDGKEQQQAASGMLLCGGAAYICQHLYDSAPSGSYGTMTYMSRAVALVLDCVPKHGEMECAIS, encoded by the exons ATGCGTTCTCGGAGCAATTCTGGAGTCCGCCTGGACTACTACCAGCGCATAGTCCACCGACTAATCCTAGCTCACCAGGAACCTGTGACGGGGCTGTTCCCCGCCTCCAACGTGAATTCTCATGCCTGGATCCGCGACAATGTCTACTGCATTCTGGCCGTATGGGGACTGTCCATGGCTTACAAAAAGATCGCCGATCAAGACGAGGATCGGGCCAAGTGCTACGAGCTCGAACAGAGCTGCGTTAAGCTGATGCGCGGCCTCCTAATGGCCATGATGAACCAAAAGGACAAGGTGGAGAAGTTCAAGATGACCCAGAGTCCGTACGACTCCTTGCACGCCAAGTACTCCAGCAAAAATGGCTTGCCCGTCGTGGGCGACAACGAGTGGGGTCACTTGCAGATCGATGCTGTGTCCCTGTACCTTCTAATTCTCGCCCAGATGACGGCCTCGGGGCTGCAGATTGTCTTTTCCTTGGACGAGGTGTCCTTCATCCAGAACTTGGTCTTCTATATCGAGTCGGCCTACTCTATACCGGACTATGGAATCTGGGAGCGAGGCGACAAAACCAATCATG GTGAACCCGAGCTGAATGCCAGCTCCATTGGCATGGCCAAGGCCGCTCTAGAGGCCATGAACGAGCTGGACCTGTTCGGGGCCCGCGGTGGTCCCGCCAGTGTCATCCATGTCCTGGCTGACGAAGCCCATAAGTGTCAGGCGGTGCTCCAATCGATGCTTCCTCGCGAATCCAACTCTAAAGAGCTCGACTCGGGACTTCTGTGCGTCATCGGCTTCCCTGCTTTCGCCGTGGACGATGCCCAGTTAATACACAACACCAAAGACGCGATCCTCTCCAGGCTGCAGGGAAAGTACGGCTGCAAGCGGTTCCTGCGCGACGGCTACCGCACTCCCAAAGAAGATCCATCCAGGCTCTACTACGAGCGCTGGGAGCTGCGCATGTTTGAGAACATCGAGTGCGAGTGGCCGCTCTTCTATTGCTATCTGATCCTGTTCCACGCCTTCCAGAGCGACAAGCGGGCGGTGCAGGAGTACGCCGACCGTTTGGAGAAGATCATGGTTCGATCAGAGGACGGAATACTGCTGGTGCCGGAGAGCTACGCGGTGCCCCAGGATTTGGTGGGCTTCGAGTACCAAAAGCCGGGCTCGCAGGTCCGCGAAGTGGTCGGTCGGTGCCCGTTTTTGTGGGGCCAGTCCTTGTTCATCCTGGGACGCTTGCTCCAGGAG GGTTTCCTGGCCGTGGGCGAGCTGGATCCTTTGAATCGACGCCTCGGCGCGCAGAAGAAGCCAGACGTGGTCGTCCAAGTGGTCATTATTGCCGAGGACAACGAGATTCGCGACAAGCTGGCGGAGCATGATCTGCATGTGCAGACCATAGCCGAGGTGGCCCCCATCGAAGTGCAGCCGGCCCGGGTGCTCAGCCATCTGTACACCTACTTGGGTCGTAACCGAAAGTTGGGCCTGAGCGGCAGGAAGTCGCGCGACGTGGGCATCCTCAGCACCAGCAAGCTGTATTCTCTCAAGGATCGCATCTTTGCCTTCACCCCGCAG TTCGCCGACCTGTCGCGCTTCTATATCGCCTCCGATAACGAACTCATGATCGACATCCTCAAGGGCGAGATCAATTTCCTCAAGTCCGCTTGGGATCTGCTGGGTCGTCCCCTGGTCACCCTGGTGCTGAAGCGCATCCACTTAG ATCAGGAAAAGATACCGCTGGCCATGATTCAGACCATGCGCAAACTCAAGTCTGGCTACATCAACGGCACCCGGGTGATGCTGGGAAGTCTGAAGGACTTCCTCAACACCTCGGCCATCACGGACCTGAGCTTCCTGGGCAGCACGGAGGACGGCTACCCGGATCGCCTGCACCCGGACGTCCAGACCTACTTGGAGGAGCACCTGCTTCGCTCGTTCAGCAACCGCAGCACCATGAATCTCCGAGGTGGCCAGCTTCGGCCCAGGACCTTGAGGCGGCGCATGTCCTGCAAGGGAGCCATCAAGAAGACCCGCTCCATCAATGTCGACT CCGACAACCTGGGCATGGAGGGACCCTCGCCTCTGACCGAACGCCGACTCTCCTCGATTGTTCCCCCGCCCTGGCTGCAGGCCAACAAGCAGAGCCACGTCAGTGTGTTTGCCACCACCCCGGAGGAGGGACCCAGCTCCCCGCTGCAGCTGGGCAATGAGCTCTCCGTGCGGGAGAACATCTACCCGGTGGATCCGCACAACAACCGCTCGGCGATCGACAGGCGCAGCGAGTTTGTTCGCCAGCAAGAGA TAACCGTGCCAAAAATTCTCATCCAACGCCATCGCGCGGAAACCAACTTTGCCGACACAGAGGTGGAGGAGCTGATTGCCATGCTGAGGGAGACGGAGAACCTGGAGGAGCAGGGCGACATTCTGCAGTACCTGGTGGACACCCAGGGCCTGGACTTCAACACGG ACGGCCTGGGATTCAAAAACAAATCGGACGACAATGCTAGTGCCAATAACAGCGCCG AACTCGAGCAAGCGTTTGTTGACGAGGTGGTGCTGGGACTGGCTGGTAGTGGTGGTAGTTTTGTTGCTGAGGCTCCTGGTGGCGAGGAAACGAAGAAGAACCGGTCGCAGGTCGTGCTGCCCACGGTGATCATCGATGCTGCTACGATTTCCCCAGATCCAGACAGCGCCGGAGGCCAGAGCGACCACAAGCACAGCCACAAGGTGATCAGCCCCGACTCCCAGTCCAACTCTAGTCACATCAacaacagcaatagcaacagcaacagcagcagcagccataTCCATAGCAACAGCCACCACCTTGATAATAACAACGATTCTTCCCAATCCGAAGGCATGCTGGAGGAGGGACGCGTCGTCACCGTGCGCGACCTGCTCAAAGGACTCTACGAGAAGGCGTGCCAGCAGAAGCTCTGGGGCCTCGTCCGACACACGGCCGGCATGCTGGGCAAGCGGGTGGAGGACCTGGCCAAGGCCGTGACGGATCTTCTAGTGCGACAGAAGCAGGTTACTGTGGGCATGCCGCCCAACAACGAGCACACCATTACGGCTCCCCTGCCGGAGGTTGAGCTGCGTCAGCTTATCCACGAT GCCTATGGGGACGACGAAAGCACGGCCATGCTGACGCAGGAGCTCATGGTATACCTGGCCATGTTCATACGCACCGAGCCGCAGCTGTTCCACGAGATGCTGCGCCTGCGCGTGGGCCTCATCATCCAGGTGATGGCCAAGGAGCTGTCGCGCACGCTCAACTGCGACGGCGAGGCGGCGTCGGAGCATTTACTTAACCTCTCGCCCTTCGAGATGAAGAACCTGCTGTACCACATTCTTAGCGGAAAGGAGTTCGCCGTCAGCAGTG TTGCCCGCGGCAATCTCTCCATTGTCAGCTGCAAGAGCAGTCGCGTCAGCAAGAAGAGCCAGATCGGCTTGGGCGATCCGGAAGGGGAGGATGCCCTGATAGCAACCATCGACGACCGGCAGGGGCAGTGGCTGCGACGCCGCCGTCTAGACGGTGCCCTGAACAGGGTGCCCAGGGACTTCTATTCGCGCGTGTGGACGGTTCTGGAGAAGTGCCAGGGCCTGGCAATCGAGGGAAGGGTCTTGCAGCAGAGTCTCACCCAGGAGATGACGCCCGGCGAGCTGAAGTTCGCCCTGGAGGTGGAGACGGCCCTGAACCAGATCCCGCAGCCCGAGTACCGACAGCTGGTGGTGGAGGCCCTGATGGTGCTAACCCTGGTGACCGAGCACAACATGGTGCCAACTTTGGGCGGAATCATCTACGTGGAACACCTCGTGCACAAGGCCAATCAACTGTTCCTCGAGGACCAGCGTAAGGTGCAGGGCGATGCCACGCTGTGCTGCGCCAAGATCAAGGACGgcaaggagcagcagcaggcagCCTCCGGCATGTTGCTCTGCGGCGGAGCAGCCTACATCTGCCAGCACTTGTACGACAG TGCCCCCAGTGGTAGCTACGGAACCATGACGTACATGTCCCGGGCGGTGGCCCTCGTCCTGGACTGTGTGCCAAAGCACGGCGAGATGGAGTGCGCCATTTCATAA